From Maridesulfovibrio ferrireducens, a single genomic window includes:
- a CDS encoding glutamine synthetase family protein translates to MDAPIFNCKNADDVLKAVRDYNISFVQFWFVDILGTLKSFQITPKELESAFEEGMGFDGSSILGFTRIEESDMIALPDPKTFQICSWRPSQRPVARMFCDIQNPDGTPYEGDSRWVLKKTLNKAADKGYTFYVGPELEFFLFANEKGTQIIDKGGYFDAPPLDLGNDIRRDIIFSLEEMGYDVEYSHHEVAPSQHEIDLRYSECMRMADIAMTYRVIVKKVARKHGIYATFMPKPMYGVNGSGMHVHQSLFKNGRNVFFDPNDEYHLSPEGKSYIAGILKHCPEFTCVTNQWVNSYKRLVPGYEAPVYVAWARKNRSTLVRVPMYKPGKECATRMELRSPDPAANPYLCFAVMLAAGLKGIEEEYKLPDPIEGNVFAMDAPTLEEHGITALPGNLYEAAVAMKKSELVKECLGEHIHTNLYKNKIKEWDAYRTQITEYELKTYLPVL, encoded by the coding sequence ATGGATGCACCTATCTTTAATTGCAAAAATGCAGATGATGTTCTTAAAGCTGTACGAGACTACAATATCAGCTTTGTTCAGTTCTGGTTTGTAGACATTCTCGGAACACTGAAAAGCTTTCAGATCACTCCTAAAGAACTAGAATCAGCATTTGAGGAAGGAATGGGGTTTGACGGCTCCTCCATTCTTGGGTTCACCAGAATCGAAGAATCAGACATGATCGCATTGCCTGACCCTAAAACTTTTCAAATATGTTCCTGGAGACCATCCCAACGCCCTGTTGCCCGTATGTTCTGCGACATTCAAAACCCCGACGGAACTCCTTACGAAGGAGACAGCAGATGGGTACTCAAAAAAACCCTCAATAAAGCCGCTGACAAGGGATACACTTTCTATGTCGGACCGGAGCTGGAATTTTTCTTATTCGCTAATGAAAAGGGTACCCAAATAATCGATAAGGGCGGATATTTTGATGCCCCCCCTCTTGATCTTGGTAATGATATCCGCCGCGACATCATCTTTTCTCTCGAAGAAATGGGATATGATGTCGAATACAGCCATCACGAAGTAGCTCCGAGCCAGCATGAAATTGACCTTCGCTATTCTGAATGTATGAGAATGGCTGATATCGCCATGACTTACCGTGTAATAGTAAAAAAAGTCGCCCGCAAACACGGTATCTACGCGACCTTTATGCCTAAACCTATGTATGGCGTTAACGGTTCCGGTATGCACGTTCACCAATCTCTGTTTAAAAACGGAAGAAATGTATTTTTTGATCCCAATGATGAATACCATCTCAGTCCTGAAGGAAAAAGCTACATTGCAGGAATTTTAAAGCATTGTCCGGAATTCACTTGCGTAACGAATCAGTGGGTAAACTCTTACAAACGCCTTGTTCCGGGCTATGAAGCGCCAGTCTACGTAGCATGGGCCAGAAAAAACCGCTCTACGCTTGTACGCGTTCCTATGTATAAACCGGGTAAAGAATGCGCGACCAGAATGGAACTGCGTTCTCCTGATCCGGCAGCAAATCCATATCTATGCTTTGCTGTTATGCTGGCTGCAGGCCTTAAAGGAATAGAAGAAGAGTACAAACTTCCGGACCCCATTGAAGGAAACGTTTTCGCAATGGATGCTCCAACCCTTGAAGAACATGGAATAACGGCTCTTCCCGGTAACTTATATGAAGCTGCTGTGGCTATGAAAAAGAGTGAATTGGTCAAAGAATGTCTCGGCGAACACATTCATACCAATTTATACAAAAATAAAATTAAAGAATGGGATGCCTACAGGACTCAAATCACTGAGTACGAACTCAAAACATACCTGCCCGTTCTTTAA
- the ilvD gene encoding dihydroxy-acid dehydratase gives MRSKKMTGGLEKAPHRSLLYALGLSKDEMNRPLIGICNSANEIIPGHIHLHTIVRAVKDGVRLAGGVPMEFPAIGVCDGLAMNHAGMRYSLPSREIIADSIEIMATAHPFDALVLVPNCDKIVPGMLMAALRLNIPTVIVSGGAMLAGKKDGKKVDLITVFEGVGQVKTGSMTENELSDLEQSACPTCGSCSGMFTANSMNCLSETIGLALPGNGTIPAVMADRIRLAKRAGTRVMDLLEKDIKPRDIVTEKSLTNAVTMDMALGCSTNTVLHLPAIFDEAGLKLDLTIFDKISRNTPNLCKLSPAGPHHIQDLHDAGGIQAVLAELAKSGRIELDAMTVTGKTIGENIKELNACVKDHEIVRPIDNPYSNEGGIAILFGNIAKEGCVVKQSAVAPEMMKTTSNAKVYNSEEEAVEAILGGKIVKGDAIVILYEGPKGGPGMREMLTPTSAISGMGLGADVALITDGRFSGGTRGAAIGHVSPEAASGGTIGIVQTGDKIKIDIPGRSINVVLTDDEIADRMKTFKPIQKEMPSAFLKRYSQNVTSASTGAIYKK, from the coding sequence ATGAGAAGTAAAAAAATGACAGGCGGGCTGGAAAAAGCCCCTCACCGTTCCTTATTATATGCACTGGGTCTTTCTAAAGATGAAATGAACAGACCCCTTATCGGTATATGCAATTCTGCCAACGAAATTATTCCCGGTCACATTCATCTACATACAATCGTCAGAGCCGTTAAAGACGGTGTCCGCCTTGCCGGCGGTGTTCCAATGGAATTTCCCGCCATCGGAGTCTGTGACGGACTGGCAATGAACCATGCCGGAATGCGCTATTCCCTGCCGAGCAGAGAAATTATTGCTGACTCCATTGAAATCATGGCCACCGCTCATCCATTTGATGCTCTGGTTCTGGTTCCCAACTGCGATAAAATCGTACCGGGAATGCTCATGGCAGCTCTAAGGCTCAATATTCCTACAGTTATTGTCAGCGGCGGGGCCATGCTGGCAGGTAAAAAGGACGGCAAAAAAGTCGACCTGATTACTGTTTTCGAAGGAGTCGGTCAGGTTAAAACCGGTAGCATGACTGAAAATGAACTTTCTGATCTTGAACAAAGCGCCTGCCCTACTTGCGGATCATGCTCGGGTATGTTCACAGCAAACTCAATGAACTGCCTCTCCGAAACAATCGGACTTGCATTGCCCGGTAACGGAACCATACCGGCTGTAATGGCTGACCGTATCCGCCTCGCCAAAAGAGCAGGTACACGAGTAATGGATCTGCTGGAAAAAGACATTAAACCACGCGATATCGTTACTGAAAAAAGTCTCACAAATGCGGTTACAATGGATATGGCACTCGGCTGTTCAACTAACACCGTGTTGCATCTCCCCGCAATATTTGATGAAGCAGGTCTTAAACTGGACCTGACTATATTTGACAAAATCAGCCGCAACACACCAAACCTGTGCAAACTTTCACCGGCCGGACCTCATCATATTCAGGATCTGCACGATGCAGGCGGAATTCAGGCTGTGCTTGCCGAGCTGGCAAAATCAGGACGTATCGAACTGGATGCCATGACTGTCACAGGCAAGACCATCGGCGAAAATATCAAAGAACTTAACGCATGCGTTAAAGACCACGAAATAGTCCGCCCTATTGATAATCCATACAGCAACGAAGGCGGAATCGCTATTCTGTTCGGTAACATCGCCAAGGAAGGATGTGTTGTTAAACAGTCTGCGGTTGCTCCCGAAATGATGAAAACAACCAGCAACGCCAAAGTTTACAACTCCGAAGAAGAAGCTGTTGAAGCTATTCTGGGCGGTAAAATTGTCAAAGGAGATGCGATTGTCATTCTTTATGAAGGACCAAAAGGCGGACCGGGTATGCGCGAAATGCTGACACCTACATCCGCAATATCGGGCATGGGCCTTGGCGCAGATGTAGCACTCATAACTGACGGTCGCTTCAGCGGCGGAACACGCGGAGCAGCAATCGGACACGTTTCACCCGAAGCAGCATCAGGCGGAACCATCGGTATTGTTCAGACCGGAGATAAAATAAAAATTGATATTCCCGGCCGTTCAATAAATGTAGTTCTTACTGATGATGAAATTGCCGACAGAATGAAAACATTCAAACCTATCCAGAAAGAAATGCCTTCAGCATTTCTGAAAAGATACAGCCAAAATGTAACTTCAGCGTCTACTGGCGCTATTTATAAAAAATAA
- a CDS encoding HAD family hydrolase encodes MKKIEGIIFDFDGTLAELTIDFNEMKKRLKAIGKAFLDPLPETDNLPALEWVDHIAACLATDDPDLGKEFHTRCRFLIISMEIEAAKHGKLFPFTYSILCGLQQSGIKTGIITRNTSVAVKTILPDVEKMCGCFLSRDDVDNVKPHPEHILKALGVINLCPENALMVGDHLIDIETGKRAGTLTAAVATGRMSVEDLKKVKPDFIAKDCQELMGILKEMGRV; translated from the coding sequence ATGAAAAAAATTGAAGGAATAATTTTTGATTTTGATGGAACTCTCGCAGAATTAACCATTGATTTCAATGAAATGAAAAAGAGATTAAAGGCGATTGGTAAAGCTTTTTTGGACCCTTTGCCTGAAACCGATAACCTTCCGGCACTTGAGTGGGTTGATCATATTGCAGCCTGTCTTGCAACAGATGATCCTGATCTCGGGAAAGAATTTCACACAAGATGCAGATTTTTAATAATTTCAATGGAAATTGAAGCGGCAAAACATGGAAAATTGTTTCCGTTTACCTATTCAATTTTATGTGGATTGCAACAAAGCGGTATAAAAACCGGAATCATTACACGTAATACCTCGGTTGCGGTAAAAACAATACTCCCTGATGTTGAAAAAATGTGCGGTTGTTTTTTATCCAGAGACGATGTGGACAATGTGAAGCCTCATCCAGAGCATATTTTAAAAGCTCTCGGTGTCATAAATTTATGTCCTGAAAATGCGTTGATGGTAGGTGATCACCTGATTGATATTGAAACGGGAAAAAGAGCGGGAACACTGACAGCAGCTGTAGCAACAGGCAGAATGTCAGTCGAAGATTTAAAAAAAGTAAAGCCGGATTTTATAGCAAAAGATTGTCAAGAATTGATGGGTATTTTGAAAGAAATGGGTAGGGTTTAG
- a CDS encoding ABC transporter permease, translated as MIFLLFRLIGRGIRDLGLHPWANLFTLIAVTMVSLLAGLFMVTLHNVNQELLKSRGQVQIQLFWQAETSSDQYSKQWEKLSKLDGLKEIRTFTPDEALKQLSEALSGTDDFAWMKEGNNPLQPTALLAFSVEPGVENEMWATDLLNQLKALPFVDKVHYNPLQIDLARGWINLTQSVIWPIIGFLGLVVALVVGNTIRLSLMTRKDEIEILSLVGAKQWFIRLPLLTGGALLGLLGSSIALGTLYGAQKFFEDALNFPPLFMKLTFLPPEQCGALIGAVTLIGMLSSFVAVRG; from the coding sequence ATGATTTTTCTTCTTTTCAGACTGATAGGCAGAGGGATACGGGATTTAGGACTTCATCCCTGGGCAAACCTTTTTACGCTCATTGCAGTCACAATGGTTTCTCTGCTTGCAGGACTTTTTATGGTCACCCTGCATAACGTAAATCAGGAATTACTGAAAAGCAGAGGACAAGTTCAAATCCAGCTTTTCTGGCAGGCTGAAACATCTTCTGACCAATACAGCAAGCAATGGGAAAAACTCTCAAAGCTTGATGGATTAAAAGAAATCAGAACATTTACGCCTGACGAAGCATTGAAACAACTTTCCGAAGCTCTAAGCGGAACCGATGACTTTGCATGGATGAAAGAAGGTAATAATCCACTTCAACCAACCGCACTGCTGGCTTTTTCAGTTGAGCCGGGGGTTGAAAATGAAATGTGGGCAACCGATCTTCTCAACCAGCTTAAAGCTCTTCCTTTTGTTGATAAGGTTCATTACAATCCTTTACAGATTGATTTAGCCAGAGGTTGGATCAACCTTACACAATCCGTAATATGGCCCATAATCGGATTTCTGGGACTAGTCGTTGCACTTGTAGTCGGTAACACCATCCGCCTCTCACTCATGACTCGTAAAGACGAGATAGAAATTCTTTCTTTAGTAGGCGCAAAACAATGGTTTATCCGTCTGCCGCTTCTTACCGGAGGAGCTCTGCTCGGTTTATTGGGAAGTTCCATAGCACTTGGAACACTCTACGGTGCGCAAAAATTTTTCGAGGACGCCTTAAATTTTCCGCCGCTATTTATGAAACTGACATTTCTGCCGCCTGAACAATGCGGAGCTCTCATCGGAGCTGTCACTCTGATCGGAATGCTGAGCAGTTTTGTCGCTGTACGCGGCTAA
- a CDS encoding ATP-binding protein: MDSKSKDPQMQSFQLVKLLSWTLLVVIVASSLGLSVFLAKHADETLLEKHKEFALLQAENLNHQIYRRFILPTIIGYGKIGLKNEEQMDRLDQVIRSTVHSYKVSEVRIYDPSLIISYSLNKENIGKDDLGGEVIKSVLESGKPKYEFISKKSAIGAIFDFNMRPGTMLLKIVYPLRSEQSLNIDENIIMGALVLTQDITEDYQSVINFERLILFTSCCSALILFATIMMIIKRADIINAQRMKDRQTFERELNQSEKLASIGRMVSGVAHEIRNPLGIISSSSELLLKRMKDVDPMNTRILSAIHEECKRLSRTVSDFLDYARPRKLTFVLIDPSDLLDKIATFLEPKCHESGIEIKLEYAHGHKICADEDLLYRAFYNLVGNAVQAIEKDGSIRISINEVADGLSIVFSDTGPGFNADIIDKVKDPFFTTKDSGTGLGLAIVSNIVENHEGRLTVGNNPEGGARIEVFLSAKHDC; encoded by the coding sequence TTGGATTCTAAATCTAAAGATCCGCAGATGCAGTCTTTTCAGCTGGTTAAATTGCTATCATGGACTTTGCTGGTAGTCATTGTAGCAAGCAGCTTGGGCCTTTCTGTTTTTCTTGCGAAGCATGCAGATGAAACCCTTCTTGAAAAGCATAAGGAATTTGCACTGTTACAGGCTGAAAACCTTAATCATCAGATATATAGGCGTTTTATTCTGCCGACGATCATAGGTTATGGTAAAATCGGGTTAAAAAACGAAGAACAGATGGACCGTCTGGATCAGGTAATTCGTTCTACTGTTCATAGTTATAAAGTCAGTGAAGTGCGTATTTATGATCCCAGCCTTATTATTTCGTATTCATTGAATAAAGAGAATATAGGGAAAGACGATTTAGGCGGTGAAGTTATTAAATCCGTTCTTGAAAGCGGTAAGCCGAAATATGAATTTATAAGTAAAAAGTCTGCGATAGGCGCTATTTTTGATTTTAATATGCGTCCGGGAACAATGCTTTTGAAGATAGTTTATCCTCTGCGTTCAGAACAGAGTTTGAATATTGATGAAAATATCATTATGGGAGCCTTGGTTTTAACTCAAGATATTACTGAAGATTACCAGTCAGTTATAAATTTTGAGAGGCTGATACTCTTTACATCGTGTTGTTCAGCGTTGATTTTATTTGCTACCATCATGATGATTATCAAGCGTGCAGATATCATTAATGCACAGCGGATGAAAGACAGGCAGACTTTCGAAAGGGAGCTGAATCAAAGTGAAAAGCTTGCAAGTATTGGGCGTATGGTTTCGGGTGTTGCGCATGAAATACGTAATCCTTTAGGAATAATAAGTTCCAGTTCAGAGCTGCTTCTTAAAAGAATGAAAGATGTCGATCCGATGAATACGAGAATTCTTTCGGCTATTCATGAAGAGTGTAAAAGGCTCAGCCGTACTGTCAGCGATTTTCTTGATTACGCAAGGCCTCGTAAATTAACGTTTGTTTTAATTGATCCTTCTGATTTACTTGATAAAATAGCTACTTTTTTAGAACCGAAATGTCATGAAAGCGGTATTGAGATTAAGCTTGAATATGCGCATGGTCATAAAATATGTGCTGATGAGGATTTGCTTTATCGCGCTTTTTACAACCTTGTCGGGAATGCTGTGCAGGCCATAGAGAAGGACGGCAGTATACGTATTTCTATCAATGAAGTTGCAGATGGATTATCAATTGTTTTTTCAGACACAGGACCGGGCTTTAACGCTGATATAATCGATAAAGTTAAAGATCCTTTCTTTACAACTAAAGACAGCGGAACGGGTCTCGGGCTTGCAATTGTAAGTAATATTGTGGAAAACCATGAGGGAAGATTAACTGTAGGGAATAATCCTGAAGGCGGCGCGCGGATAGAAGTCTTTTTATCTGCAAAACATGATTGCTAG
- a CDS encoding glucose-6-phosphate isomerase, giving the protein MAANIIDWTDSWQDKLDIKSKYASADAISARFSKEVAEGKLPFCSMPYMAELLYDLEGLEDYVKGFDHMLLLGIGGSALGARALQKAFFSEQDEPCHKGPWFWIGDNVCAKTLESYLEKLPLEKTLVAVVSKSGGTIETISQYFLIRKKMQKKLGEKWNRNFLFVTDKKSGFLREQADELSIRTLDVPDNLGGRYSVLSAVGLLPAMFMGIDYRSLVEGASAVLSPLASSTLDAETLLNHPSYKIACWNAALMEKGYNELIFFSYIPQWACFGQWFAQLWAESLGKEGKGSQPIPAVGATDQHSVNQMFLDGPRNKGCLFLTCDSLPHGEKFLEDIPDKFSYIKGKSFGDLIHAEGLGTKMALSANDVPLVEFKMAEASEESAGRLMGVLMAATIFTGWMMGINPIDQPAVELGKRLAKARLGADGLQEEKNDLEAFLSTKREEQIF; this is encoded by the coding sequence ATGGCAGCGAACATTATTGACTGGACTGACAGTTGGCAGGATAAGCTTGATATAAAATCAAAGTATGCTTCTGCGGATGCAATTTCCGCCAGATTCAGCAAAGAAGTTGCCGAAGGTAAATTACCATTTTGTTCCATGCCGTACATGGCGGAACTTCTATATGATCTTGAAGGTCTTGAGGACTACGTTAAAGGCTTTGATCACATGTTGCTGCTCGGAATCGGCGGTTCCGCCCTCGGAGCAAGAGCATTGCAGAAAGCTTTTTTCTCAGAGCAGGATGAACCCTGTCACAAAGGCCCCTGGTTTTGGATAGGCGATAATGTCTGCGCCAAGACCCTTGAATCTTATCTTGAAAAACTTCCTCTTGAAAAAACTTTAGTTGCAGTTGTTTCCAAATCTGGCGGGACAATTGAAACTATCAGCCAATATTTTCTAATCCGTAAAAAGATGCAGAAGAAGCTGGGCGAGAAATGGAATCGCAATTTTTTGTTTGTAACAGACAAGAAAAGCGGTTTTCTTCGTGAACAGGCTGATGAGCTTTCTATTCGTACTTTAGACGTTCCCGACAATCTTGGCGGAAGGTATTCTGTTCTCTCGGCTGTGGGATTGCTTCCTGCAATGTTTATGGGAATTGATTATCGTTCGTTGGTGGAAGGAGCTTCCGCTGTATTGTCTCCGCTTGCGTCTTCCACTCTTGATGCTGAGACACTTCTTAACCATCCATCATATAAAATAGCCTGCTGGAATGCCGCATTGATGGAAAAAGGTTATAATGAGCTGATATTTTTCTCTTATATCCCTCAGTGGGCTTGTTTCGGACAATGGTTTGCCCAGCTATGGGCTGAAAGTTTAGGTAAGGAAGGTAAGGGTAGTCAACCTATTCCGGCAGTCGGTGCAACTGATCAGCATTCTGTTAATCAGATGTTTTTAGACGGGCCGCGGAACAAGGGGTGTTTGTTTTTAACCTGTGATTCACTTCCTCACGGAGAAAAGTTCCTTGAGGATATCCCGGATAAATTTTCATATATCAAAGGAAAAAGTTTTGGCGATTTGATTCACGCTGAAGGGCTAGGAACAAAAATGGCCCTGTCGGCCAACGATGTTCCTTTAGTAGAATTTAAGATGGCTGAGGCTTCCGAAGAATCAGCCGGACGATTGATGGGGGTTCTTATGGCGGCAACCATTTTCACAGGCTGGATGATGGGTATTAATCCGATTGATCAGCCGGCAGTTGAACTTGGAAAGCGTCTTGCCAAAGCTCGTTTAGGAGCAGATGGATTGCAGGAAGAAAAAAATGATCTGGAAGCTTTTTTGAGCACCAAACGCGAAGAACAGATTTTTTAA
- a CDS encoding sigma-54 dependent transcriptional regulator encodes MATNILILDDEQNYLLILEAMLSDEGYNITALSDPETGLAFLDESEVDLVITDMKMPKLTGRDVLEHVKKNFSHIPVIIMTAFGSIESAVEAMKIGAFDYITKPFANEELMLSVTKAAQFAKTQRENRMLREQIKDRYSPNNIIGRSKPMLQVFEMIQKAAPGNSTVLITGESGTGKELVAQALHQSSPRCDNPFISVNCMALSAGVLESELFGHEKGSFTGAVALRRGRFEMADKGTLFLDEIGELSHDMQVKLLRVLQEKTIERVGGVESIKINIRIVAATNKNLKEAVENGTFREDLYYRLNVVSIELPPLRERREDIPFMIDHFLAKYSAENNKKFEGFSPAAMDYMSAYEWPGNVRQLQNVIERCVVLTSGTVINTDDLPAEIKDEEAQFKSAVDLLPTKINLAQALDKIEATLVRRALVQSNFVKVDAAEMLGLSKSLLQYKLKKYSISGK; translated from the coding sequence ATGGCTACTAACATTTTGATATTGGACGATGAACAGAATTACCTCCTCATTCTTGAAGCTATGCTTTCCGATGAGGGATATAATATTACTGCGCTTTCAGACCCCGAAACAGGTCTGGCTTTTCTCGATGAATCAGAAGTGGATCTGGTTATAACTGATATGAAGATGCCGAAGCTCACCGGACGCGATGTTCTTGAGCATGTTAAAAAGAATTTTTCCCATATTCCTGTGATCATTATGACTGCGTTTGGTTCAATTGAGTCAGCCGTTGAAGCTATGAAAATAGGGGCCTTTGATTATATTACCAAGCCTTTTGCCAATGAAGAGCTGATGCTCTCAGTAACAAAGGCCGCCCAGTTCGCGAAAACGCAGCGTGAAAACAGAATGCTTCGCGAACAGATTAAAGATCGCTACTCTCCGAACAATATAATTGGTCGTTCAAAACCGATGCTTCAGGTTTTTGAGATGATTCAAAAAGCCGCTCCGGGCAATTCGACTGTTCTTATTACAGGAGAATCCGGTACCGGTAAGGAATTGGTAGCTCAGGCTCTACATCAGTCTTCTCCGCGTTGTGATAATCCTTTTATATCAGTAAACTGCATGGCTCTAAGTGCTGGAGTGCTTGAAAGTGAGCTTTTCGGTCATGAAAAAGGGTCTTTTACCGGCGCTGTAGCTCTTAGGCGCGGACGCTTTGAAATGGCGGACAAGGGAACACTTTTTCTTGATGAGATAGGCGAACTTTCGCATGACATGCAGGTTAAGCTTCTAAGAGTATTGCAGGAAAAAACAATTGAACGGGTAGGCGGAGTTGAGTCTATAAAAATAAATATCCGAATTGTTGCTGCGACTAATAAAAATTTAAAGGAAGCTGTTGAGAATGGAACTTTCCGCGAAGATCTTTATTACAGACTCAATGTTGTGAGTATTGAACTTCCTCCGCTTCGTGAGCGCAGAGAAGATATTCCTTTTATGATTGATCATTTTTTAGCTAAGTATTCAGCGGAGAATAATAAAAAGTTTGAAGGATTTTCACCTGCTGCGATGGACTACATGTCCGCTTATGAATGGCCGGGAAATGTTCGTCAGCTTCAAAATGTTATTGAACGCTGCGTTGTTCTTACTTCCGGAACGGTTATCAATACGGATGATCTGCCCGCTGAAATTAAAGACGAAGAAGCACAGTTTAAAAGCGCTGTCGATTTATTACCTACTAAAATCAACCTGGCTCAGGCCTTAGATAAAATTGAGGCAACTCTTGTTCGCAGAGCCTTGGTTCAAAGTAATTTTGTGAAAGTTGATGCCGCTGAAATGCTTGGACTTTCTAAAAGTCTGCTTCAGTATAAGCTGAAAAAATACAGTATCAGCGGGAAATAG
- a CDS encoding pyridoxal phosphate-dependent aminotransferase, protein MKISERLMRAKPSATLAVNAKAQELRAQGKEIVSLAVGEPDFQTPQHVCDAMKKAVDEGFTRYTPVPGIPELRTAVAGYYKRFYDVSAKAENTIISNGGKHSLYNLFMALIDPGDEVLIPAPYWVSYPPMVELAEGKPVIVPTTAESGFLAQVKDLEAACTSRTKVLVLNTPSNPTGGHYPQDHLTEIAEWARKKGIFIISDEVYDRLVYKPATYSTLSNFWEKYPEDVAIVGALSKSFCMTGWRVGTSLAHPDLVKAMIKIQGQSTSNVNSMTQKAAVAAFEGPWDLIDKMTVAFQRRRDLAYDIISSWPGVICPKPDGAFYLFPVLNTFFDEETPDSASMCTKILEEAGIALVPGSAFGDDRCIRFSYALDDEVLKTSLEKVGKVLMKK, encoded by the coding sequence ATGAAAATTTCTGAAAGACTTATGAGAGCAAAGCCGTCCGCAACTTTGGCGGTCAATGCAAAAGCACAGGAACTGCGCGCACAGGGCAAAGAAATTGTCAGCCTTGCGGTTGGCGAACCTGATTTTCAGACTCCACAACATGTTTGTGATGCTATGAAAAAAGCTGTCGATGAAGGTTTCACCCGTTATACTCCGGTTCCCGGAATTCCTGAACTGCGCACAGCTGTTGCCGGTTATTACAAAAGATTTTACGATGTTTCAGCCAAAGCAGAAAACACAATCATCAGTAATGGCGGGAAACATTCGCTTTACAATCTATTCATGGCTCTGATCGATCCGGGTGATGAAGTTCTTATTCCTGCTCCTTATTGGGTTAGTTATCCTCCGATGGTTGAACTTGCAGAAGGTAAACCCGTAATAGTTCCGACAACTGCTGAATCCGGTTTTCTTGCTCAGGTTAAAGATCTGGAAGCGGCTTGTACTTCTAGAACAAAAGTTCTTGTTTTAAACACTCCTTCCAATCCGACAGGCGGACATTACCCTCAGGATCATCTTACTGAAATTGCTGAGTGGGCTAGAAAGAAAGGAATTTTCATTATTTCAGATGAAGTTTATGATAGACTTGTTTACAAGCCTGCGACTTATTCTACACTTTCTAATTTTTGGGAAAAGTATCCTGAAGACGTAGCTATTGTCGGCGCATTATCCAAAAGCTTCTGCATGACCGGATGGCGCGTTGGAACTTCACTTGCTCATCCTGACTTAGTTAAAGCAATGATTAAAATTCAGGGACAATCCACTTCGAATGTTAATTCCATGACACAGAAAGCTGCTGTAGCAGCATTCGAAGGTCCTTGGGACTTGATTGATAAAATGACTGTTGCCTTCCAGAGACGCAGAGATCTTGCTTATGATATTATTTCTTCGTGGCCCGGAGTTATTTGTCCTAAACCTGATGGAGCATTTTATCTGTTCCCCGTTTTGAATACTTTCTTCGACGAAGAAACACCTGATTCCGCTTCCATGTGTACTAAGATTCTGGAAGAGGCAGGCATTGCTCTAGTCCCCGGTTCCGCTTTCGGCGATGACCGTTGTATCCGCTTTTCCTATGCTCTTGATGATGAGGTTCTCAAAACTTCATTGGAAAAAGTTGGGAAAGTGTTGATGAAAAAATAA
- the ftsE gene encoding cell division ATP-binding protein FtsE: MIRLNRLSYSFGSNWALKDISLHVDKGEFIFLTGHSGAGKTTLMRLLYGALPVTRGQASVAGYDLHNIKRKHIPNLRRELGVVFQDFKILPNRSVYENVALALTVRSMPKSIIDKRVRAIIRALGLESKTYSNCHKLSGGEQQRVAIARSMVVNPKLILADEPTGNLDFELSMHLMDVFKQFHTHGTTIIMATHSREILRTVPDAKIIHLEDGQICEPPDYILSELNL, from the coding sequence ATGATCCGACTTAATCGCCTGTCGTACAGCTTCGGCTCAAACTGGGCACTCAAAGATATCTCTCTGCATGTTGATAAGGGAGAATTCATATTCCTCACCGGACATTCCGGGGCAGGCAAGACTACACTTATGCGTCTGCTTTATGGAGCTCTGCCGGTAACAAGAGGGCAGGCAAGCGTAGCAGGATATGATCTGCATAATATAAAACGTAAACATATTCCAAATCTGAGGCGTGAACTCGGAGTGGTTTTTCAAGATTTTAAAATTTTACCGAACCGCTCAGTTTATGAAAATGTGGCTCTGGCACTTACAGTCAGAAGTATGCCCAAATCCATAATAGATAAAAGAGTCAGGGCTATCATACGCGCTCTGGGCCTCGAAAGTAAAACCTATTCCAATTGCCACAAACTTTCCGGCGGTGAACAGCAACGTGTGGCAATTGCAAGGTCAATGGTAGTTAATCCCAAACTGATCCTTGCAGATGAACCCACAGGCAATCTAGATTTTGAACTTTCCATGCACCTGATGGATGTGTTCAAGCAATTTCACACCCACGGAACAACCATAATAATGGCCACTCACAGCCGTGAAATACTCCGCACAGTGCCGGATGCAAAAATTATTCACCTTGAAGACGGGCAAATATGTGAGCCTCCGGATTATATCCTTTCGGAGTTAAACCTATGA